From the genome of Pseudomonas sp. Teo4, one region includes:
- a CDS encoding adhesin — MRQTLLILAAFCSASALAQSPVINDATIDSSGAQYQGNLGVNQAAGDLQQQANARAIANGHGANATTQIRQRLQSVIDPNMDARASIQGDAFSHGSGALGVNQSAGASTQQANALRISISSQPQSIDDSVLLQQNVALINSSDPTDASPGYRQVTTGDQAFTGSRGVIQLNQSAGVGNQTANTLSVRVAN, encoded by the coding sequence ATGAGGCAGACGCTGTTAATCCTTGCCGCGTTTTGCAGTGCATCGGCCTTGGCCCAATCCCCCGTGATCAACGACGCCACCATCGACAGTTCCGGCGCGCAATACCAAGGCAACCTAGGCGTCAACCAGGCGGCGGGCGACCTGCAGCAACAGGCCAACGCACGGGCCATCGCCAATGGCCATGGGGCCAACGCCACCACCCAGATCCGCCAACGCCTGCAATCGGTGATAGACCCCAACATGGATGCCCGCGCCAGCATCCAGGGCGATGCCTTCAGCCATGGCAGCGGCGCACTGGGCGTTAACCAGAGCGCTGGCGCCAGCACCCAGCAAGCCAACGCACTGCGTATCAGCATTAGTTCACAACCGCAAAGCATCGACGACAGCGTCCTTCTGCAACAGAACGTGGCGCTGATCAACAGCTCCGATCCAACTGATGCCTCTCCCGGCTATCGCCAGGTCACCACCGGTGACCAGGCATTCACCGGTAGCCGTGGAGTCATCCAGTTGAATCAGAGCGCCGGGGTGGGCAACCAGACGGCAAACACCCTGAGCGTACGGGTCGCGAACTGA